One Stegostoma tigrinum isolate sSteTig4 chromosome 22, sSteTig4.hap1, whole genome shotgun sequence DNA segment encodes these proteins:
- the LOC125463744 gene encoding E3 ubiquitin/ISG15 ligase TRIM25-like isoform X1: MLPGLSGFREVQVSFQIAARCGHYSMALVPINVQVPREKLVCAICLDVFKSPVTIPCGHNFCLECIGRFWDEQFNMRACSCPQCRESFIPRPTLHRNTMLCDIVDEFLKSGAEAGPTQAPVGPGDVPCDFCRGAQLRAAKSCLMCLASYCEDHLKPHRDNPAFQDHPLTEPARDIKERKCKVHRKHLELFCRNDKAFICCACMTNEHRTHQVVTLEEEVQHRKKELYLVDLDTEKQLQGTLLEIGTLQESMDSITRTTQQVELEITNKFSAMTEAIEEALKVVIGLIGREQQTVLNQGNCIRTQLEQRCRELREKKLQLEILANKSDNFKFVQESLCFSSSSQVSDVPKLKSDLRFKLARASEAATELSVQVKDCLHRAMKRKLKSTEVRGSEKTARPSDVSPRTSLLPPEAKIRKELRQYQPPLDGVTAPSQNASPAGSSGRHCRVVEADF, translated from the exons atgctgccagggCTGTCAGGCTTTAGGGAAGTCcaggttagttttcagattgCTGCTCGATGTGGGCATTACAGCATGGCACTGGTGCCCATTAATGTGCAGGTGCCCAGGGAGAAGCTGGTGTGTGCCATCTGTTTGGATGTGTTCAAGAGCCCGGTCACCATTCCATGTGGTCACAATTTTTGCCTGGAATGCATTGGGCGTTTCTGGGATGAGCAGTTCAACATGAGGGCCTGCAGCTGCCCCCAGTGTAGGGAGAGCTTCATCCCCAGGCCCACCCTCCACAGGAACACCATGCTCTGCGACATCGTAGATGAATTTCTCAAGTCGGGGGCTGAGGCTGGCCCGACCCAGGCTCCGGTGGGACCCGGGGATGTCCCCTGTGATTTCTGCCGCGGCGCCCAGCTGCGGGCCGCTAAGTCGTGCCTGATGTGCCTGGCGTCGTACTGCGAGGATCACCTGAAGCCGCACCGGGATAACCCGGCCTTCCAGGACCACCCCCTCACCGAGCCGGCTCGCGACATTAAGGAGCGAAAGTGCAAAGTCCACAGGAAGCACCTGGAGCTGTTCTGCAGGAATGACAAGGCTTTTATTTGCTGCGCCTGTATGACCAATGAGCACCGCACACACCAGGTGGTTACGCTGGAGGAGgaggtacagcacagaaag AAAGAGCTCTATCTCGTGGACCTTGACACAGAGAAACAGCTACAGGGCACACTGCTGGAGATTGGGACCCTCCAGGAAAGCATGGACTCAATCACG AGAACGACACAACAGGTGGAATTGGAAATCACCAACAAATTTTCTGCGATGACGGAAGCGATTGAGGAGGCGCTGAAAGTGGTGATTGGTTTAATTGGGCGGGAACAGCAAACTGTCCTGAACCAGGGGAACTGCATCAGGACTCAGCTGGAGCAGAGATGTAGGGAGCTGCGCGAAAAGAAACTGCAGCTGGAGATTCTAGCCAATAAGAGCGACAATTTCAAATTTGTGCAG gagtccctttgtttcagctcctcctcTCAGGTCTCTGACGTCCCGAAGTTAAAGTCTGACCTCCGTTTCAAACTGGCACGTGCCAGCGAAGCTGCCACAGAACTTTCTGTCCAGGTGAAGGACTGTCTACATCGAGCTATGAAACGCAAACTGAAGAGCACAGAGGTCAGAG GCAGTGAGAAAACTGCTCGACCATCGGATGTGTCTCCACGAACCTCTCTGCTTCCCCCAGAAGCCAAGATTCGGAAAGAGCTTAGACAAT
- the LOC125463744 gene encoding E3 ubiquitin/ISG15 ligase TRIM25-like isoform X2 produces MLPGLSGFREVQVSFQIAARCGHYSMALVPINVQVPREKLVCAICLDVFKSPVTIPCGHNFCLECIGRFWDEQFNMRACSCPQCRESFIPRPTLHRNTMLCDIVDEFLKSGAEAGPTQAPVGPGDVPCDFCRGAQLRAAKSCLMCLASYCEDHLKPHRDNPAFQDHPLTEPARDIKERKCKVHRKHLELFCRNDKAFICCACMTNEHRTHQVVTLEEEVQHRKRTTQQVELEITNKFSAMTEAIEEALKVVIGLIGREQQTVLNQGNCIRTQLEQRCRELREKKLQLEILANKSDNFKFVQESLCFSSSSQVSDVPKLKSDLRFKLARASEAATELSVQVKDCLHRAMKRKLKSTEVRGSEKTARPSDVSPRTSLLPPEAKIRKELRQYQPPLDGVTAPSQNASPAGSSGRHCRVVEADF; encoded by the exons atgctgccagggCTGTCAGGCTTTAGGGAAGTCcaggttagttttcagattgCTGCTCGATGTGGGCATTACAGCATGGCACTGGTGCCCATTAATGTGCAGGTGCCCAGGGAGAAGCTGGTGTGTGCCATCTGTTTGGATGTGTTCAAGAGCCCGGTCACCATTCCATGTGGTCACAATTTTTGCCTGGAATGCATTGGGCGTTTCTGGGATGAGCAGTTCAACATGAGGGCCTGCAGCTGCCCCCAGTGTAGGGAGAGCTTCATCCCCAGGCCCACCCTCCACAGGAACACCATGCTCTGCGACATCGTAGATGAATTTCTCAAGTCGGGGGCTGAGGCTGGCCCGACCCAGGCTCCGGTGGGACCCGGGGATGTCCCCTGTGATTTCTGCCGCGGCGCCCAGCTGCGGGCCGCTAAGTCGTGCCTGATGTGCCTGGCGTCGTACTGCGAGGATCACCTGAAGCCGCACCGGGATAACCCGGCCTTCCAGGACCACCCCCTCACCGAGCCGGCTCGCGACATTAAGGAGCGAAAGTGCAAAGTCCACAGGAAGCACCTGGAGCTGTTCTGCAGGAATGACAAGGCTTTTATTTGCTGCGCCTGTATGACCAATGAGCACCGCACACACCAGGTGGTTACGCTGGAGGAGgaggtacagcacagaaag AGAACGACACAACAGGTGGAATTGGAAATCACCAACAAATTTTCTGCGATGACGGAAGCGATTGAGGAGGCGCTGAAAGTGGTGATTGGTTTAATTGGGCGGGAACAGCAAACTGTCCTGAACCAGGGGAACTGCATCAGGACTCAGCTGGAGCAGAGATGTAGGGAGCTGCGCGAAAAGAAACTGCAGCTGGAGATTCTAGCCAATAAGAGCGACAATTTCAAATTTGTGCAG gagtccctttgtttcagctcctcctcTCAGGTCTCTGACGTCCCGAAGTTAAAGTCTGACCTCCGTTTCAAACTGGCACGTGCCAGCGAAGCTGCCACAGAACTTTCTGTCCAGGTGAAGGACTGTCTACATCGAGCTATGAAACGCAAACTGAAGAGCACAGAGGTCAGAG GCAGTGAGAAAACTGCTCGACCATCGGATGTGTCTCCACGAACCTCTCTGCTTCCCCCAGAAGCCAAGATTCGGAAAGAGCTTAGACAAT
- the LOC125463744 gene encoding E3 ubiquitin/ISG15 ligase TRIM25-like isoform X3 has product MLPGLSGFREVQVSFQIAARCGHYSMALVPINVQVPREKLVCAICLDVFKSPVTIPCGHNFCLECIGRFWDEQFNMRACSCPQCRESFIPRPTLHRNTMLCDIVDEFLKSGAEAGPTQAPVGPGDVPCDFCRGAQLRAAKSCLMCLASYCEDHLKPHRDNPAFQDHPLTEPARDIKERKCKVHRKHLELFCRNDKAFICCACMTNEHRTHQVVTLEEEVQHRKKELYLVDLDTEKQLQGTLLEIGTLQESMDSITRTTQQVELEITNKFSAMTEAIEEALKVVIGLIGREQQTVLNQGNCIRTQLEQRCRELREKKLQLEILANKSDNFKFVQAVRKLLDHRMCLHEPLCFPQKPRFGKSLDNISRHWMESLLLHRMPPRLVPPGGTAESLKQIFDPTR; this is encoded by the exons atgctgccagggCTGTCAGGCTTTAGGGAAGTCcaggttagttttcagattgCTGCTCGATGTGGGCATTACAGCATGGCACTGGTGCCCATTAATGTGCAGGTGCCCAGGGAGAAGCTGGTGTGTGCCATCTGTTTGGATGTGTTCAAGAGCCCGGTCACCATTCCATGTGGTCACAATTTTTGCCTGGAATGCATTGGGCGTTTCTGGGATGAGCAGTTCAACATGAGGGCCTGCAGCTGCCCCCAGTGTAGGGAGAGCTTCATCCCCAGGCCCACCCTCCACAGGAACACCATGCTCTGCGACATCGTAGATGAATTTCTCAAGTCGGGGGCTGAGGCTGGCCCGACCCAGGCTCCGGTGGGACCCGGGGATGTCCCCTGTGATTTCTGCCGCGGCGCCCAGCTGCGGGCCGCTAAGTCGTGCCTGATGTGCCTGGCGTCGTACTGCGAGGATCACCTGAAGCCGCACCGGGATAACCCGGCCTTCCAGGACCACCCCCTCACCGAGCCGGCTCGCGACATTAAGGAGCGAAAGTGCAAAGTCCACAGGAAGCACCTGGAGCTGTTCTGCAGGAATGACAAGGCTTTTATTTGCTGCGCCTGTATGACCAATGAGCACCGCACACACCAGGTGGTTACGCTGGAGGAGgaggtacagcacagaaag AAAGAGCTCTATCTCGTGGACCTTGACACAGAGAAACAGCTACAGGGCACACTGCTGGAGATTGGGACCCTCCAGGAAAGCATGGACTCAATCACG AGAACGACACAACAGGTGGAATTGGAAATCACCAACAAATTTTCTGCGATGACGGAAGCGATTGAGGAGGCGCTGAAAGTGGTGATTGGTTTAATTGGGCGGGAACAGCAAACTGTCCTGAACCAGGGGAACTGCATCAGGACTCAGCTGGAGCAGAGATGTAGGGAGCTGCGCGAAAAGAAACTGCAGCTGGAGATTCTAGCCAATAAGAGCGACAATTTCAAATTTGTGCAG GCAGTGAGAAAACTGCTCGACCATCGGATGTGTCTCCACGAACCTCTCTGCTTCCCCCAGAAGCCAAGATTCGGAAAGAGCTTAGACAAT